The proteins below come from a single Triticum aestivum cultivar Chinese Spring chromosome 5D, IWGSC CS RefSeq v2.1, whole genome shotgun sequence genomic window:
- the LOC123121769 gene encoding proline-rich protein 36, which produces MDPAAAAARRQADKWMSVAEKLLMAKDLEGCKEFSSQAIAADPRTPGAEDLYAAADVLLASQRRRLPSGQPDPYAVLGLDPAKPASRLPDVVHSKFRRLSLLLNRSHPDRPCSVYVAEAARLVADAWAFLSNAGLKSALDAELDAAAAPRAPMQQPAVERRPQPSPPPQQSPVWAAPQPRPPPQRIPVRPAPQPTPPPQPSSLRAATQTPPPPQPSSLRAATQTPPPPQPSPLQPATQPQPSPQPSRLQAATRPPPSPQPSPSQAATKPLPSPQPSPLQPATQPPPRPQPSLLQAASQPPAGVATPPVESGTSPASTFWTLCKGCSHIHQYDRLYEARKLKCSSCHQPFVAEAMAEPPPIVPGTDMYYCTWGFFPIGFPGCPGYADLVNSQSQGSDQLNVPWLGANGRVAAENGTPITIGAAREEPVASEPSPEPVMRTRVEVPLVPEPAPEPLMRMRVGVPAVPEPVMPTRVEVPAASEPVMPTRVEVPAAPEPVQPTRVKSVKVGAKKRGRPKGSKNKKNLRVVT; this is translated from the coding sequence ATggatccggccgccgccgccgcacggcgGCAGGCGGACAAGTGGATGAGCGTGGCCGAGAAGCTCCTCATGGCGAAGGACCTCGAGGGCTGCAAGGAGTTCTCCTCCCAGGCCATCGCCGCCGACCCCCGTACCCCGGGCGCCGAGGATCTCTACGCCGCCGCCGACGTCCTCCTCGCGTCCCAGCGCCGCCGCTTGCCCAGCGGCCAGCCCGATCCATACGCTGTTCTCGGCCTCGACCCTGCCAAGCCCGCATCGCGCCTCCCGGACGTCGTCCATTCCAAGTTCCGTCGgctctccctcctcctcaaccgGTCCCACCCCGACCGCCCCTGCTCGGTGTACGTCGCCGAGGCTGCCCGCCTCGTCGCCGATGCCTGGGCCTTCCTCTCCAACGCCGGACTTAAGTCCGCCCTCGACGCCGAACTGGATGCAGCCGCTGCACCTCGCGCACCGATGCAACAGCCGGCGGTGGAGAGGAGGCCGCAGCCGTCGCCGCCTCCACAGCAGAGCCCGGTATGGGCAGCTCCCCAGCCACGGCCACCTCCACAGCGGATCCCGGTACGGCCAGCTCCCCAGCCAACGCCGCCTCCACAGCCGAGTTCGCTGCGAGCAGCTACCCAGACACCGCCGCCTCCACAGCCGAGTTCGCTGCGAGCAGCTACCCAGACGCCGCCGCCTCCACAGCCGAGCCCGCTGCAACCAGCTACCCAGCCACAGCCATCTCCACAGCCGAGCCGGCTGCAAGCAGCTACCAGGCCACCGCCGTCTCCACAGCCAAGTCCGTCGCAAGCAGCTACCAAGCCACTGCCGTCTCCACAGCCAAGTCCGCTGCAACCGGCTACCCAGCCACCGCCGCGTCCACAACCGAGTCTGCTGCAAGCAGCTTCCCAGCCACCCGCCGGAGTAGCGACTCCGCCGGTGGAGTCTGGTACATCACCTGCGTCGACGTTCTGGACATTGTGCAAGGGGTGCTCCCATATTCACCAGTATGATCGCCTCTACGAGGCGCGCAAACTGAAGTGCTCCAGCTGCCACCAGCCATTTGTAGCTGAGGCAATGGCGGAGCCGCCGCCCATTGTGCCGGGCACTGACATGTATTACTGTACCTGGGGCTTCTTCCCCATTGGGTTCCCCGGGTGCCCTGGCTACGCGGATCTGGTCAATTCCCAGTCACAGGGGTCAGATCAGCTGAATGTGCCATGGCTTGGAGCCAATGGTAGGGTTGCTGCTGAGAATGGGACTCCCATTACCATAGGTGCTGCAAGGGAGGAGCCAGTGGCTTCTGAACCTTCGCCGGAACCTGTAATGCGCACGAGAGTGGAGGTGCCACTGGTACCGGAACCTGCGCCAGAACCTTTAATGCGCATGAGAGTGGGGGTGCCAGCCGTGCCGGAACCTGTGATGCCCACAAGAGTGGAGGTTCCAGCCGCGTCGGAACCTGTGATGCCCACGAGAGTGGAGGTGCCTGCCGCACCGGAACCTGTACAGCCCACGAGAGTGAAGTCAGTGAAAGTGGGAGCAAAGAAGCGTGGTCGACCCAAAGGCAGCAAGAACAAGAAGAATTTGCGAGTTGTGACTTGA